A genomic segment from Leptospira ryugenii encodes:
- a CDS encoding c-di-GMP phosphodiesterase yields MSANDRVSSDQLAKFDLSEESLNAFRMNQNIPFDLYNKDGQVVMPKTKNPSEADFGKLLKFELQGLYFRVSDLKRQNPSSQRANSHQSEVKLFSKEKTIDFAKQSATLLEELKKEAFSNEQAVAIQHSVKDILDDFISNPDFETGLFNILEILSVAGVPLESETLTKRTIVAMGMKVRTKKIVKDEDNKPNKRDHLAIMIASYLADVGYAKLDISENPKLTKEEYVTVQQHPIISYLMTLPAQEISPEIRTLILNHHRPFRGSGINNNYPEPRLVFNRLMAVRDKFLKDVSKARIVADIESQLRFQESQSSNTNYEEDIAILSLASEYASLTSEQPWRKAFTSSMALKIILNDSFFSYSNKNIRHLLDYVGASLTNNENIINVDSLIITASIDSEKQVHFDICKVIEVDRYQTRPKVQRICTIKPIFKKGYKYKIADFDAQQVRMDRRRAIIDLASQSASSQRVIYIIDPEINEPLFNAVNQISKAS; encoded by the coding sequence AGTCGCTGAATGCCTTTCGTATGAACCAAAATATACCCTTTGATTTGTACAATAAGGATGGGCAGGTAGTCATGCCCAAGACCAAAAACCCTTCGGAGGCTGATTTTGGAAAATTACTTAAGTTTGAATTGCAAGGTCTTTACTTCCGTGTCTCCGACTTAAAAAGGCAAAACCCATCTTCACAAAGAGCCAATAGCCACCAGTCAGAAGTAAAATTATTTAGCAAAGAGAAGACCATAGACTTTGCAAAACAATCCGCAACCCTTTTGGAAGAGTTGAAAAAAGAGGCTTTTTCAAATGAACAAGCGGTTGCGATCCAACATTCAGTAAAAGATATTTTGGATGATTTCATCAGCAATCCCGATTTTGAAACGGGACTTTTCAATATTTTAGAAATTTTGAGTGTCGCAGGTGTCCCTTTAGAATCAGAAACCTTAACAAAACGAACAATAGTAGCCATGGGGATGAAAGTTCGGACAAAGAAAATTGTCAAAGACGAAGACAATAAACCAAACAAACGAGATCACTTAGCCATTATGATAGCAAGTTACTTGGCAGATGTTGGCTATGCAAAATTGGATATCTCTGAAAACCCAAAATTAACGAAAGAAGAATATGTAACGGTCCAACAACACCCTATCATCAGTTATCTGATGACACTTCCTGCCCAAGAAATTTCCCCAGAAATTCGTACTCTGATATTAAATCATCATAGACCTTTCAGAGGGAGTGGTATTAACAATAACTATCCCGAGCCCAGACTGGTATTTAACCGACTAATGGCTGTTAGAGACAAATTTCTAAAGGATGTTTCGAAAGCAAGAATTGTCGCTGATATAGAATCACAGCTACGGTTTCAAGAGAGCCAAAGCTCCAATACCAATTACGAAGAAGACATTGCAATACTTTCTCTTGCCAGCGAGTACGCATCCCTTACCTCGGAACAACCATGGCGGAAAGCATTCACCTCTTCTATGGCTTTGAAAATTATCTTAAATGATTCTTTTTTCTCCTATAGCAATAAAAATATAAGACACCTGCTGGACTATGTAGGCGCAAGCCTCACAAACAATGAAAATATTATCAATGTTGATAGCCTTATCATTACAGCCTCTATTGATTCAGAGAAACAAGTCCATTTCGATATCTGCAAAGTGATTGAGGTTGACCGGTACCAAACTCGTCCCAAAGTCCAAAGGATATGTACTATCAAACCTATCTTTAAGAAAGGGTATAAGTATAAGATTGCTGACTTTGATGCGCAGCAAGTGCGGATGGATAGAAGAAGAGCCATTATTGACCTAGCTTCACAATCGGCAAGCTCACAACGGGTGATTTATATCATTGATCCAGAAATCAATGAACCTCTTTTTAACGCTGTAAATCAGATTAGTAAAGCAAGCTAA
- a CDS encoding glutathione S-transferase family protein, protein MLELWGDHLSGNCYKVEMLFHFLDIPYKFIAVDTKKKETQSLSFLAHNPNGKIPLVLLENGNSLWESNAILHYFAEGTSFLPTDSFEKAKVLQWQFFEQYSHEPYIAVARYIQFYLGLPENRKEEYESKKTGGRKALAVMESHLSKYAYFVGKQMSIADISLYAYTHVAEEGGFSLAEYPAIQAWIKRIETTPGYTKMQRN, encoded by the coding sequence ATGTTAGAACTATGGGGAGATCACCTATCAGGTAACTGTTATAAAGTGGAAATGCTTTTTCATTTTTTGGACATTCCGTACAAGTTTATTGCGGTCGATACCAAAAAAAAAGAGACTCAAAGCCTGAGTTTTCTAGCACATAATCCCAACGGTAAAATACCCCTGGTGCTACTTGAAAACGGGAACAGCCTTTGGGAATCCAATGCCATTTTACATTACTTTGCCGAGGGTACTTCCTTTCTACCTACCGATTCTTTTGAAAAAGCAAAGGTTTTGCAATGGCAATTTTTTGAGCAATACAGCCACGAACCCTACATTGCTGTAGCCCGCTATATCCAATTCTATTTAGGACTTCCCGAAAATAGAAAGGAAGAGTATGAGTCAAAAAAAACAGGTGGAAGGAAAGCTTTGGCCGTTATGGAAAGCCACCTATCTAAGTATGCCTACTTTGTTGGAAAACAAATGAGCATCGCCGATATCAGTTTGTACGCCTATACGCATGTTGCGGAGGAGGGAGGGTTTTCCCTTGCTGAATATCCCGCAATCCAGGCATGGATAAAGCGAATTGAGACTACTCCTGGTTATACGAAAATGCAGAGAAATTGA
- a CDS encoding alkene reductase has protein sequence MTEVSSSLGFGKKQLSHRIVLAPLTRMRSAQPGDIPTELNAEYYGQRASQGGFLITEATQISKQGKGYPATPGIHSDEQVEGWKKVTEAVHAKGGIIFLQLWHVGRISHSSLHPEDGLPVAPSPIAPAGKTMTADFKQAPYETPRALEIEDLEKILADYRRASENAKKAGFDGVEIHMANGYLLDQFLQNGSNQRSDEYGGSIENRLKFPLRVLDEVTKVWSVDEVGVRISPYGTFNSMSDSDPIPLFESLIKEFNARKILYVHAIEPRASMAGGAETVIADVPSTSELFRKHFQGIWISAGGYTPELAKEGIAKGNTDLVAFGRYFISNPDLPKRVIHGIELNPYNRKTFYGGGKEGYTDYPFAS, from the coding sequence ATGACAGAAGTATCAAGCTCTTTAGGTTTCGGCAAAAAACAATTATCACACCGTATCGTTCTTGCGCCACTTACGCGCATGCGAAGTGCACAACCTGGCGATATCCCAACAGAATTGAACGCTGAGTATTACGGGCAAAGGGCAAGCCAAGGTGGGTTTCTTATAACCGAAGCAACACAGATCAGCAAACAAGGGAAAGGTTACCCTGCAACTCCTGGAATCCATAGCGACGAACAAGTCGAAGGTTGGAAGAAAGTTACCGAGGCAGTTCATGCTAAGGGTGGAATTATTTTTTTACAGCTTTGGCATGTCGGAAGAATCTCGCATTCTAGTTTGCACCCAGAAGACGGATTGCCAGTCGCACCATCGCCCATTGCGCCAGCTGGGAAAACGATGACGGCTGATTTTAAACAAGCACCCTATGAGACTCCAAGAGCTCTCGAAATAGAGGATTTAGAAAAAATTTTAGCAGACTACCGTAGGGCTAGTGAAAATGCAAAGAAGGCTGGATTTGATGGAGTTGAAATCCATATGGCAAATGGATATCTTTTGGATCAATTTTTGCAAAATGGGTCTAACCAAAGGTCAGACGAATACGGTGGATCCATCGAAAATCGACTGAAGTTCCCATTGCGCGTATTAGACGAGGTCACAAAGGTATGGTCTGTTGATGAAGTCGGTGTGAGAATTTCTCCCTACGGCACATTTAATTCCATGAGTGATTCCGATCCTATCCCTTTGTTTGAATCTTTGATCAAAGAGTTCAATGCAAGAAAGATTTTGTATGTCCATGCAATTGAACCGAGAGCAAGTATGGCAGGTGGTGCAGAGACCGTCATTGCAGATGTTCCATCCACGTCTGAACTTTTCCGTAAACATTTCCAAGGGATTTGGATTTCGGCTGGCGGATATACTCCTGAGCTAGCCAAGGAGGGGATAGCGAAAGGCAATACTGATTTAGTTGCATTTGGTCGCTATTTCATTTCTAACCCTGATTTACCAAAACGAGTGATTCACGGAATTGAACTCAACCCATACAATCGAAAGACATTTTATGGCGGCGGGAAGGAAGGCTATACAGACTATCCATTTGCATCGTAA
- a CDS encoding SGNH/GDSL hydrolase family protein: MKQTIWLVFCTILFCLSHCVFYQAKRVPDSNLKSSLQKQYLPEQKKILFLGDSITHGRVSYDYVQSLAGRFDPNQYSLINEGINSRLSQQIWELTDAVVKLSPDLIFIMIGTNDAKASLNKEEYDRYRSLWNLKEPANLESYTNHLDAICKKLKEETKARIVLVSIPLLGEDSASIPYKVASQYALAVKSIALKHNVGYIPFFETLEIKWEEKFSKEKKGRAYETNVWPMYWTILKYYSTTYDWNQLSDANGYFFLTDGIHLNERSGQILEAFIYKEIHKKD; the protein is encoded by the coding sequence ATGAAACAGACGATTTGGCTAGTTTTTTGCACTATACTCTTTTGCCTCTCCCATTGCGTGTTCTACCAAGCAAAACGAGTTCCTGATTCAAATTTGAAAAGCAGCTTACAAAAACAATATCTTCCTGAGCAAAAGAAGATTTTGTTCTTAGGTGATAGTATCACTCATGGTCGGGTTAGCTATGATTACGTGCAATCATTGGCTGGACGATTCGATCCCAATCAATACTCCCTGATCAATGAAGGCATCAACAGTCGGCTTAGCCAACAGATTTGGGAACTGACCGATGCTGTCGTAAAACTTAGCCCCGATCTGATCTTTATCATGATTGGGACCAATGATGCAAAGGCAAGTTTAAACAAAGAAGAGTACGATCGATACCGATCTTTATGGAATCTCAAAGAGCCAGCTAACTTAGAATCCTATACAAATCATTTAGATGCTATCTGTAAAAAATTAAAAGAGGAGACAAAGGCAAGGATTGTTTTGGTTTCCATCCCACTCCTAGGAGAGGATTCAGCATCCATTCCATACAAAGTTGCTTCCCAATATGCTCTTGCTGTAAAATCTATTGCTTTAAAACATAATGTTGGTTATATTCCCTTCTTTGAAACACTTGAAATCAAATGGGAGGAAAAGTTCTCGAAAGAGAAAAAGGGTAGGGCTTATGAAACCAATGTTTGGCCAATGTACTGGACAATATTAAAATACTATTCTACGACCTACGATTGGAATCAGTTGTCTGATGCGAATGGATATTTTTTTCTTACAGATGGTATTCACTTAAACGAACGTTCTGGGCAAATCTTGGAAGCATTTATCTATAAAGAGATCCATAAGAAAGACTGA
- a CDS encoding TfoX/Sxy family protein: MTTDPILNRYLKKMSFYGDIIAKPMFGGYGVYFEGRMFALFAEGVLYFKVDKANKEEFIKKKQKPFVYYGKPNQIIEMSYFTIPKTAWSSPKALSLWIQSSVDASLRNAQRKKGKT; the protein is encoded by the coding sequence ATGACCACAGATCCGATACTGAACCGCTATCTAAAAAAGATGTCTTTTTATGGAGATATTATAGCAAAACCAATGTTTGGTGGCTACGGAGTTTATTTTGAAGGAAGGATGTTTGCACTTTTTGCCGAAGGAGTCCTTTACTTTAAAGTTGATAAAGCCAATAAAGAAGAATTTATAAAAAAGAAACAAAAGCCATTTGTTTATTACGGAAAACCAAATCAGATCATAGAGATGAGTTATTTTACCATCCCAAAAACAGCCTGGTCAAGTCCAAAGGCCCTTTCCCTCTGGATACAGTCATCGGTTGATGCCTCCCTCCGCAATGCTCAGAGAAAAAAAGGCAAAACCTAG
- a CDS encoding LIC_11490 family protein, with the protein MLYAALAMILVGVLCFLYVSLSPNQGKPSLPTKRPQADRISYSSNFRHSPNPQVSPQIDERIRRDREIADIHAHFSDPNRPLAVEVPAPAVVEKSSVLVDSEAGFQEMKESPQILVHDFQMEGTLYMDHSGRIPFGEKDLSHTERREEELRNFKRVGQAKLREEEGKFVFYSGNVSFTYNAFEIDQIVFYQEAVVFLLKDTRAPKPIYFTDGMDELKDFLTQAERS; encoded by the coding sequence ATGTTATACGCGGCATTAGCAATGATATTGGTCGGAGTTCTCTGTTTTTTGTATGTCTCCTTAAGTCCGAACCAAGGAAAACCTTCTCTACCGACAAAAAGGCCGCAAGCAGATCGCATCTCATATAGTTCTAATTTCCGCCATTCTCCGAACCCTCAAGTGTCTCCCCAAATTGATGAGCGTATCAGAAGAGACAGAGAAATTGCAGATATTCACGCACATTTTTCTGATCCTAACAGGCCTTTGGCGGTAGAAGTTCCAGCTCCTGCTGTAGTTGAAAAATCTTCAGTGCTCGTGGACTCAGAAGCAGGATTCCAAGAAATGAAAGAGAGTCCACAGATACTCGTCCATGATTTTCAAATGGAAGGTACCTTATACATGGACCATTCCGGAAGGATTCCATTTGGGGAAAAAGATCTTTCCCATACAGAGAGAAGAGAAGAAGAGCTCAGAAATTTTAAACGAGTTGGCCAAGCAAAGTTACGGGAAGAGGAAGGCAAATTTGTCTTCTACTCCGGAAATGTTAGTTTTACCTACAATGCCTTTGAAATTGACCAAATCGTATTTTACCAAGAAGCGGTTGTATTTTTACTGAAGGACACACGTGCTCCCAAACCAATTTACTTTACAGATGGTATGGATGAGCTGAAAGATTTTTTAACCCAAGCAGAAAGGTCTTAA
- a CDS encoding chemotaxis protein CheX — translation MQIKADFINPFLEAATIVFRDVLGQDLIRGKIGIKDSPTPSHEIAIIIGVVGSFSGEVVYSLNLDAAHKIAKKLVPGLSDADVQNEYKDILGEIANMTTGNAMNIFTSSGQSVEITTPNIQESKSTSVRFNKKPTISINLYSKFGRVEVNVAIA, via the coding sequence ATGCAAATCAAAGCCGACTTTATCAACCCATTCCTCGAGGCTGCAACCATCGTTTTTCGCGATGTTTTAGGCCAAGATCTCATCCGTGGGAAAATTGGAATCAAAGATTCCCCAACTCCATCACATGAGATCGCCATCATCATTGGAGTGGTTGGATCTTTTAGCGGTGAAGTCGTGTATAGTTTAAACTTGGATGCTGCACATAAGATTGCAAAAAAATTAGTTCCAGGCCTATCTGATGCGGATGTTCAGAATGAGTACAAAGACATTTTGGGTGAAATCGCAAACATGACCACAGGAAATGCTATGAACATTTTTACTTCCTCTGGTCAATCTGTGGAGATCACAACTCCTAACATACAAGAATCCAAATCAACTTCTGTTCGATTCAATAAAAAACCCACAATCTCTATCAATTTATATTCGAAGTTTGGTAGAGTTGAAGTTAACGTAGCTATCGCCTAA
- a CDS encoding LIC_11485 family protein, producing MVDFKKKINLPKVNVDPKKVLGAADGLVGKIPPQVAALLRKIAIALLIFFLLMAIYTGWTRGWENATPQGLQLASDTRSLFAMELEKEYNRSRKDVRMTDPEEIEYEHNKKMQFEFISERESINPTKTPIPEEDDFLGKERDFRNRKNESTTPPLASPSGEGLISSPIDVESVGSWQNTDTLQEINDTKVLDRKDTQSLPQGKPKKVEQPILDPIDKQSIKDDERYDKIMDRITKLEKLKKEKSKETLPSSTQEPEKKKVRELERVPR from the coding sequence ATGGTTGACTTTAAAAAGAAAATCAATCTCCCCAAAGTCAATGTAGATCCAAAGAAAGTACTCGGTGCTGCCGATGGTCTCGTTGGTAAAATACCTCCACAAGTTGCAGCCCTCCTAAGAAAGATTGCAATTGCTCTCCTCATCTTCTTTTTACTGATGGCGATCTACACAGGTTGGACTAGGGGTTGGGAGAACGCAACTCCCCAAGGATTACAGCTAGCATCGGATACACGGTCATTGTTCGCAATGGAACTTGAAAAAGAATACAATCGATCTAGGAAAGATGTACGGATGACAGATCCAGAAGAGATCGAGTATGAACATAACAAAAAGATGCAATTTGAGTTTATATCTGAACGTGAGTCAATCAACCCGACAAAAACTCCCATTCCAGAAGAAGATGATTTCTTAGGAAAGGAGAGAGATTTTAGAAATCGTAAAAATGAATCCACAACTCCTCCTTTGGCAAGCCCATCTGGAGAGGGATTGATCTCATCTCCTATCGATGTTGAGTCAGTAGGTTCTTGGCAAAATACAGATACCCTACAAGAGATAAATGATACAAAAGTATTGGACCGCAAAGATACTCAAAGCTTACCGCAGGGAAAGCCCAAAAAAGTAGAACAACCAATACTTGATCCTATTGACAAACAGTCGATAAAGGATGATGAACGATACGATAAAATTATGGATCGTATTACCAAACTCGAAAAGTTAAAGAAAGAAAAATCCAAAGAAACTTTGCCTAGTAGCACACAAGAACCAGAGAAAAAGAAAGTTCGCGAATTAGAAAGAGTTCCTCGTTAA
- a CDS encoding OmpA family protein — protein sequence MARILIILIFLLGGGLISSQNHQNGLQVLVGELLNSGHLLRTEKQIVRLNPSVLQEELALLSTKTIRVLCDVNGDSCSPMRYEIAPFESQKPADWTLKKIPRYVTGGQFAFNPQVTPDGKMLFWTALVREGGRSTQKIWASKKDANGFWAPGEQLPSPLNNKLPSAVISALPGGNELFVFGNFGEEEMLETLKKEMLLKSQDVSRDAVNAKDFNQRLARLETEYRERSEKIQNRAPLYKSVRKENGFSAPSPIHFPSFYNWYRKQDNPYQQVFGGSALSTTGKTIIYSAQQRKNLGKLDLYVTFQNENGTFEDGINLGNTINTLEEEMAPFLAPDDKTLYFSSNGRREGISIYVSKRLSDTWNQWSEPMELSSNLRGVNFFSIPAVGSWAYVSKDGELYMASIPKSFSPDPVVVIKGKVVDEEGKPLSASVHYESLSKKKLLGSTVSDPNNGEFSIILPFEENYAFFGEKEGYLPASQNINLMGKEKAEEEKVVLLILPKIKKGNEIVLNNLFFAFRSVDISRESETELDRLALILKKNPKVKIVIEGHTDNIGGETVNKKLSLDRASSVAQYLKTRHQVEESRIMTKGLGQSSPIADNKTEEGRAENRRVVFKILED from the coding sequence ATGGCGCGGATTCTCATCATTCTCATCTTTCTTCTGGGAGGTGGTCTCATTAGTTCACAGAATCACCAAAATGGCCTCCAGGTTTTGGTAGGTGAGCTATTGAATAGTGGGCATTTGCTCCGAACCGAGAAGCAGATTGTGAGATTAAATCCCTCTGTTCTCCAAGAAGAGTTAGCTTTACTGAGCACTAAAACTATACGGGTGTTATGTGATGTAAACGGTGATTCCTGTTCGCCCATGCGGTATGAGATTGCGCCATTTGAATCTCAAAAGCCTGCCGATTGGACTCTTAAAAAAATCCCAAGGTATGTGACTGGAGGGCAGTTTGCATTCAATCCCCAAGTGACTCCTGATGGAAAGATGCTATTTTGGACTGCTTTGGTTCGTGAGGGTGGTCGCAGTACGCAAAAAATCTGGGCATCGAAAAAAGATGCGAACGGATTTTGGGCACCGGGGGAGCAACTTCCTTCGCCACTGAATAATAAACTTCCTTCTGCTGTCATTTCAGCTCTCCCCGGAGGAAATGAACTATTTGTATTTGGTAATTTTGGTGAAGAAGAAATGCTTGAGACTTTAAAAAAAGAAATGCTCCTCAAGTCGCAAGATGTTTCCCGTGATGCAGTCAATGCGAAAGACTTTAACCAGAGATTGGCGAGACTTGAAACAGAGTACAGAGAGAGATCTGAAAAAATTCAAAATAGAGCTCCATTGTACAAATCTGTTCGAAAAGAAAATGGATTTTCGGCTCCTAGCCCAATTCATTTCCCTTCCTTTTATAATTGGTACCGCAAACAAGACAATCCTTATCAACAAGTGTTTGGTGGCTCTGCTTTATCGACAACCGGCAAAACCATCATCTATTCTGCACAACAAAGAAAGAACCTAGGCAAACTAGATTTGTATGTCACATTTCAGAATGAAAATGGAACTTTCGAAGATGGAATCAACCTTGGAAATACAATCAATACATTGGAGGAGGAGATGGCACCTTTTCTAGCTCCCGATGACAAAACATTGTACTTTTCATCAAATGGACGAAGAGAAGGAATTTCAATTTATGTTTCTAAACGTTTGAGTGATACATGGAACCAATGGTCCGAACCGATGGAGTTGTCCTCCAATCTAAGAGGTGTAAATTTCTTTTCTATACCGGCAGTTGGTTCGTGGGCCTATGTATCAAAAGATGGAGAGTTATATATGGCCTCCATTCCAAAATCCTTCTCTCCTGATCCCGTGGTTGTCATAAAAGGAAAGGTGGTCGATGAAGAGGGAAAACCTCTATCTGCTTCCGTACACTATGAATCTTTAAGCAAAAAAAAGCTATTAGGATCTACAGTATCCGATCCAAATAATGGTGAGTTTTCAATTATTTTACCCTTTGAAGAAAACTATGCATTTTTTGGGGAAAAGGAAGGTTATTTACCTGCTTCACAAAACATAAATTTGATGGGAAAAGAGAAAGCCGAAGAGGAAAAAGTAGTCCTACTCATTTTGCCAAAGATCAAAAAAGGGAATGAAATAGTATTAAACAATTTGTTTTTTGCGTTTCGCTCAGTCGATATTTCGCGAGAATCTGAAACAGAATTGGATCGCCTTGCATTGATCTTAAAGAAAAATCCAAAAGTCAAAATAGTCATTGAAGGCCATACAGATAATATTGGCGGCGAGACTGTGAATAAGAAGCTCTCTTTGGATAGAGCCAGCTCCGTAGCTCAGTATTTAAAGACTCGACACCAAGTGGAAGAGAGCCGTATCATGACTAAGGGACTTGGCCAAAGCTCTCCTATTGCAGATAATAAAACGGAAGAGGGACGAGCCGAAAACCGTCGAGTTGTCTTTAAGATTCTGGAGGATTGA
- a CDS encoding ATP-binding cassette domain-containing protein: MISASGITVSFGKKPLFENVSIKFKPGCRYGLIGANGSGKSTFMKVLAGILQPTAGAVAIDKDIKVGYLKQDHYEFETETVLGTVLRGNPELWSLMQERDAIYAKEEMTDDDGIRISEIEERFADLGGYEAESVAGELLEGLAIPTNIHNKPLNYLTGGFKLRVLLAQVLFLKPDVLLLDEPTNHLDIKTIHWLEELLLNYEGVVIVISHDRHFINSVATHIADLDYNTIRIFSGNYDDFMIAAEQSRDQLVNENKRAKEKISDLQEFVSRFSANASKSKQATARQKMIEKIKAEMTEVKPSSRVAPYIRFKAKRVLGKDVFEAINISKSYGDLSVIKSFSISISKGEKVGIVGTNGVGKSTLLKLLMKKLEPDVGEVKWGESVEASYFPQDQREAIEPDADTLIEWLLRNSPQGTEVQEIRAILGRMLFSGDMANKSTKVLSGGEKSRMIIGKMILACDNVIALDEPTNHLDLETIEALNYALSLFEGTILLVSHDREFISSLCTRIIEVTPEGIKDFKGTYDEFLEREGSDFYKRLAGGPVVSD; this comes from the coding sequence ATGATCTCTGCAAGCGGCATCACCGTATCCTTTGGAAAAAAACCCCTATTCGAAAACGTCTCCATCAAGTTCAAACCAGGCTGTCGTTATGGCCTAATTGGAGCCAATGGCTCCGGAAAATCGACCTTTATGAAGGTATTGGCGGGCATTTTACAGCCAACGGCAGGTGCGGTCGCAATCGACAAGGACATCAAGGTGGGGTATCTAAAGCAGGACCACTACGAGTTCGAGACGGAGACCGTTCTAGGGACAGTTTTGCGGGGCAATCCTGAGCTTTGGAGCCTCATGCAAGAACGGGATGCCATTTACGCAAAGGAAGAGATGACGGATGACGACGGGATTCGCATCTCTGAAATCGAAGAGCGTTTTGCAGACCTTGGTGGATACGAAGCAGAATCCGTGGCAGGCGAACTCCTAGAAGGACTCGCCATACCAACCAACATCCACAACAAACCCTTGAACTATTTGACTGGTGGATTTAAACTTCGGGTTCTCCTTGCCCAAGTCCTCTTTTTGAAACCGGATGTTCTCCTCTTAGATGAGCCTACCAATCACCTTGATATCAAAACCATTCACTGGTTAGAGGAATTGCTTCTCAATTATGAGGGAGTTGTCATTGTAATTTCCCACGATAGGCACTTCATCAATTCCGTTGCCACTCATATTGCGGATTTGGACTACAATACGATCCGCATCTTCTCTGGAAACTATGATGATTTTATGATTGCAGCTGAGCAGTCTAGAGACCAACTCGTGAACGAAAACAAACGTGCTAAAGAAAAGATAAGCGACTTACAGGAGTTTGTTTCTAGATTCTCGGCCAACGCAAGTAAATCGAAACAAGCAACGGCCAGACAGAAAATGATAGAAAAGATCAAAGCTGAAATGACCGAAGTCAAACCATCATCTCGTGTTGCACCTTATATACGTTTCAAGGCAAAACGAGTTCTTGGAAAGGATGTCTTTGAAGCGATCAATATCAGTAAATCCTATGGGGATCTTTCTGTGATTAAGAGCTTCAGTATTTCGATCTCCAAAGGAGAAAAGGTAGGTATCGTTGGAACAAACGGAGTTGGGAAGTCTACCTTACTCAAACTTCTTATGAAAAAGTTAGAACCAGATGTTGGTGAAGTTAAATGGGGAGAGTCTGTCGAAGCATCTTATTTTCCGCAAGACCAGAGAGAGGCTATCGAGCCTGATGCCGATACCCTTATCGAATGGCTCTTAAGAAATTCTCCCCAAGGAACCGAAGTGCAAGAGATACGAGCAATCCTCGGAAGGATGCTTTTCTCAGGTGATATGGCAAACAAATCCACCAAGGTTCTCTCGGGAGGTGAAAAGTCTCGTATGATCATAGGTAAAATGATACTCGCCTGTGACAATGTGATAGCACTTGATGAACCAACAAACCACCTTGATTTAGAGACCATCGAGGCCCTAAACTATGCTTTGTCTTTATTTGAAGGTACGATTTTGTTAGTATCCCATGACCGAGAATTTATCTCTTCACTCTGTACAAGAATCATTGAGGTGACACCTGAAGGAATCAAAGACTTCAAAGGGACGTATGATGAGTTTTTGGAAAGAGAGGGATCAGACTTTTACAAACGTTTGGCGGGTGGCCCAGTCGTATCCGATTAA
- the rdgB gene encoding RdgB/HAM1 family non-canonical purine NTP pyrophosphatase — MPFEIAFASGNAHKIQEIHSLLKDTAWKVLGPKDLGISFNPEETEDTFLGNSFIKSRELHRLTGLPSFADDSGICVEALGNRPGVLSARYGKPEFNDRQRAEFLLGELGTHTNRNAHYICVISFVWKHIEIAFEGRVDGLVSDTYDGEGPYGFGYDPIFYYPPFQKNFSRVEEAKKNEVSHRGKALRSFVSWLKEQNF; from the coding sequence ATGCCTTTTGAGATTGCATTTGCTTCTGGAAATGCTCACAAAATCCAAGAGATCCATTCACTTCTAAAGGATACAGCTTGGAAGGTTCTAGGTCCGAAGGACCTGGGGATTTCCTTTAACCCAGAAGAAACTGAGGATACCTTTTTAGGAAATTCCTTCATCAAGTCACGGGAATTGCATCGTCTCACGGGACTTCCTTCCTTTGCGGATGATTCAGGTATTTGTGTAGAGGCTTTGGGTAATCGTCCGGGTGTACTTTCTGCACGCTATGGCAAACCAGAATTCAATGATAGACAAAGAGCAGAGTTTTTATTGGGAGAGTTGGGAACCCACACAAATCGGAATGCTCACTACATTTGTGTAATCAGTTTTGTATGGAAACATATTGAAATCGCATTTGAGGGAAGGGTTGATGGATTGGTTTCTGATACCTATGATGGAGAAGGTCCTTATGGTTTTGGTTATGACCCCATTTTTTATTATCCACCGTTTCAAAAAAACTTCTCCCGAGTAGAAGAAGCAAAAAAAAACGAAGTGTCTCACAGAGGAAAAGCACTTCGTTCTTTCGTTTCTTGGCTGAAAGAGCAAAATTTTTAA